The Hoyosella subflava DQS3-9A1 sequence CTGCACCCCCGTTTGATTCACTGGCAGACATGAGCACGCCAGAACACGAGCATGACGACGAGCAGCGCCAGCCGTACACGCTCACGCTGCGCCGTCCTGCCCGCCGCGCTCTGGCCGAGGAACTGCCCCTGGAAGCAGCCATGGCCGTGGGAGAACTGCTCTCCGGGGATCTGCTCACCAGTCCCCGCCGCGTCGGTAAACGTCTCTACCCGCCCCTTAACCACCTGTACTCCGCACGCCGGGGCGAATACCGCATCCTCTACGAAATCAACGACCACACACGAACCGTCACCGTGGCATCCATCCGCCACCGCCGCGACGCCTACCACACATAAAGCCCGGCACCTTGGGGCCAAGATTCCTGCCTGAACACTTCGTGATGACCGAACACGCCTGTGCGCGCGCTCGCGACGACTCACCACCCCGCCATCGTCATCCTCACAGACGGCCAATAGACGACCTCGACCGCCTCACCCAGCAGGCTGGACCGAACGTAGCCGCCTACGGGTGCACATTCGAATCGGCAAGCACGCTTAACAGCCCGATGCTCGTAGCCTCTCACCGTACAAGCGCGAAATGAGCTGC is a genomic window containing:
- a CDS encoding type II toxin-antitoxin system RelE family toxin, which encodes MSTPEHEHDDEQRQPYTLTLRRPARRALAEELPLEAAMAVGELLSGDLLTSPRRVGKRLYPPLNHLYSARRGEYRILYEINDHTRTVTVASIRHRRDAYHT